In one Candidatus Aegiribacteria sp. genomic region, the following are encoded:
- a CDS encoding phage tail protein gives MTGKKPYPYPSFRFRIEIGGITVAQVSDVTGLQIETETEPLEEGGNNDFVYQLPKRTKYQNITLKRGITDLDEMWNWYQSVVIGKFIRKNGSIVLMDAAGEDKWCWNFHGAFPVKWTGPDLKSDGNTVAFESIELAHHGIWKG, from the coding sequence ATGACAGGAAAAAAACCATATCCATACCCATCTTTTAGATTTCGCATAGAAATTGGAGGTATTACCGTTGCCCAGGTTTCCGATGTTACCGGTCTTCAGATTGAAACAGAGACCGAACCTTTGGAAGAGGGGGGGAATAATGATTTTGTATATCAACTACCAAAAAGGACAAAATATCAGAACATCACTCTGAAGCGAGGTATCACTGATCTGGATGAAATGTGGAACTGGTACCAGAGCGTTGTTATTGGAAAATTTATTCGAAAAAATGGATCTATTGTATTGATGGATGCTGCGGGCGAAGATAAATGGTGCTGGAATTTCCATGGAGCATTTCCTGTAAAATGGACAGGGCCTGATCTAAAAAGTGATGGTAATACTGTGGCATTTGAATCTATTGAACTTGCCCATCATGGTATCTGGAAGGGGTAG
- a CDS encoding LysM peptidoglycan-binding domain-containing protein gives MLVKAFLTRKDKPYVIVPCLFNPKELSVEKSNQFAEVNIPGLSSPIFQFVRGNARSVTLDLFFDTYEMGTDVRLFTDRITGWDAGSMFSNLPGSAKGLMDIDSELHAPPVCLFIWGAFIFQCIIERVTKRFTMFLPAGIPVRATLNVTLKEYREVDIQVNEIDARSADLTKRWIVTQGDSLWSIASEEYGKPEDWRLIAEANNIDNPRNLNPGQELLIPVKE, from the coding sequence ATGCTGGTAAAAGCGTTCCTGACACGAAAAGATAAACCTTATGTCATAGTGCCTTGTCTTTTTAATCCCAAGGAACTGAGTGTTGAAAAGAGCAATCAATTTGCTGAAGTGAATATTCCAGGTCTTTCATCTCCCATATTCCAGTTTGTGAGGGGAAATGCCAGATCAGTGACGTTAGATCTTTTTTTTGATACTTATGAAATGGGTACTGATGTGCGTTTATTTACAGATCGGATTACAGGATGGGATGCTGGAAGCATGTTCAGTAATCTTCCCGGCAGCGCGAAAGGCCTGATGGATATAGATTCTGAGCTTCATGCACCTCCGGTTTGCCTTTTTATCTGGGGTGCGTTCATTTTTCAATGTATCATTGAGAGGGTTACGAAGAGATTTACTATGTTCCTTCCTGCAGGGATTCCTGTCAGGGCCACATTAAATGTCACCTTAAAAGAATATAGAGAAGTTGATATACAGGTCAATGAGATTGATGCTCGATCGGCTGACCTTACAAAGCGATGGATCGTTACCCAGGGAGACAGTTTATGGTCCATAGCATCCGAAGAATACGGAAAACCGGAGGACTGGAGATTAATTGCAGAAGCAAACAATATTGACAATCCCCGCAATTTGAATCCGGGACAGGAGCTGTTAATTCCGGTAAAGGAGTGA